The Pleurodeles waltl isolate 20211129_DDA chromosome 10, aPleWal1.hap1.20221129, whole genome shotgun sequence sequence TAATGATAATTTCTCTCACTCGTCTGTTCCAGACGGTACATAGTGAACTCTATAAAGTCCTCACAAGCTGGTATCTCTCCTTTAGAATGATACCTCACCGTATTGCGTTATTGAAATCTATTTTCGACTGGTCATACTTCTCCTTCTGTACTCCCATATATCCCTCCTTTTTGGGTCGATTCTACTCTCTCTCTCGTTCTACCCCTTTCCCTCCAAATAGCAGTCTCAGTATGTGGGTTGTGCAGTTTAGTCCCTTGATAGAGGCTCTGGGCGAGAGCAGGTAGGTGAAGATTACCAGAATTGTAAATAAAGTTAGACAGAAAGCTAGCATTTACCAGCTTCATTGTTGCAATCTGATTGGATACTATCATTCTTCTATGTTGCACCATCATTGTCCTTGTTTATGTCCAACTTCTTGCCAGGTTTGGAGGCCAGTGAAACTCAGGAAGACGTGTACATCGCCTCCGTGGAAACTGACCGTTCCGTAAGGGAACAGTTGCGCCTCTATGATACGCGGGGGCTACAGGAAGGCCTAGACTTGCCCAAGCACTACTTCTCCTTTGCTGATGGCTTCATACTTGTTTACAGTGTCGATAGCCTAGAGTCCTTCAGAAGAGTGGAGATGctgaaaaaagaaattgacagatttagagacAAGAAGGAGGTAAGAAATAGGATCTCGAGAAGGAATGTTTCCTTCCATGTAAAACATTCCAGTTTGCACCATTATAATCTTTACGTGAAAGCTTTAATGTCTAAACTGTTTTCCACTATCTTTATctatttattttgtttcatttgaCGATGTGAGTGGTTTTCCCAAACTCCCTCCAACCTCCTTTGTGGTTTTTGCCACCCAGTGGGGTGTTCTAGGGTGGGAGGGGCAGAAACAGACCTCGTGCAGCAGTGACCCCCAGTGGCAACTCTTGTTATGCTGTCTGCAGGCTTGTAGTCTGACTCTAGGCCTCGGTTGCCTCAACACCACCTGACTCAGCTTTGTGAGAGATGAAGACACCCTGAGAATTGTACCCCAGAAGAAAATCGGTCCTTCGTCTGGGCGCAGAACAGAGTGGAGTTTAGGAAATAGTTAAATTAATCCTCATTATACGGAATCCACTTAAGCTTCTTTTAAAATGAGACTTTTAGGCTTGTCTACTGGACTTATTGGTAATGTAGACTGCATGGGACAAAACTGATCAATGTCTTGAATCACCACACACTTGAATACAAATATTCCATCATTAAATGCAAAAGACCTTCCATAAAAAGGTGACCTTGTGCATAAACGTTGAATTATGTTTTGATTTACAATCTCATAGAGCAACTCTCAAGCATTCTATCCTATGCTTCAAAcatgaaaaatgtgatgcattgtgggagacaGTTTAAAACGggaattcttcttttcttcttagggCCCTATTACCGAAGCAAAATTGGGTCAACTAAATTTACCCTTTTTTCATTTACCAAATATTCTGGGATTCCAGGCAGACATGAACCCATTTACAGGGGAAGAGGTTTCTGCCTCGAGTACAATGATCTTTGGGGGTGGAAATTCCAATCAAGTAGAGGGAATGTGGAACTCAAAGGCAACCTGAGGACTCCAGGGCGCACTTTGCATTGGAAGTGTGAAAATGACCACAAGCCATTTACATTTGGGGTCATTTCCAAAGTCTGATCCCACCTTTGAAATAGTTGAAGATTTGATCCAGCATAGGGCTGGATGGAAACCGACCAACCCCTGATTTGTTGAGTGGCATTCTGCACGTGATGCATATTTCCTGCAGAGgaacaaatgtgcatttgcactAGGGATTATTTTAAGTTACTAAAAGTGCTGCAACGCTTGTTGCCATACAGGGGAAGGCCCTTGACAATGGTTGACTGATCACCATTTTTTTGCTTATTTCTGTAATTGGGTGTGTCAAAGTAGTACTAATGAGATGGATCATTTTCTCAGATAGTGATAATGTgtgtaaacaataaataaataaatagaaactgAGGTAGTATTAATGCGTTactctgcataatttggtcctcccctgctcaTCAATCCATTACCTAAGATTATCTCCCAGTCCATTAGTTGTCTTTGAACGTTATGCATGTGTTAAGGTAATGTATCTGTGACCTTTGATTATACAGAATTATATCTGGGGCAAAGTTTATATAGTGGAATGTTGCCCCGGAAATTGATTATATAATGAAATAGATTATAGGCTATAGTTTACATAGTGGAAAGTATCCTAGAAAGTTGTGAACGTAATGGCCTATATTATCCTGGATCTTCAATTGCATATGTGTTCCCTGGGATATTGTCTGCGTCGGTAAAGAATGCCTTTGCGAAGTTTATGTAGTGGAGTATATCCTGGGATGTTGTTAATGTAATGGCATCTATTATCCTGGATCTTTGATTGTATAGACTTTGCCCTGGGATATTGACTATGTAGTTAAATGATACCCTTGCAGCATTTTTATTGTGGAATATATCTGGGGAAATTGTTCATGTAATGGACCACGTTACCTTTTGCCTTCAATTATATTGAACGATATTCTAGGACATAGCTTTTGTAATGGAATGTAGTCTAGGAAATTGCTTATGAAGTTGTATATCGACTCTCGCTTATATCGAAAGTTTCCACCCTCGGTCTAGGAGGGCTACATCCATGCTTTATTTTTTTGCTGGCGAGTAGTTATGTAAATCAGTTCAATTTAGGTTCATGGTAAATTTTTGATCCATCAGTTTGTCTACCATGGTTTCACTCCTCCTTTGTGTAGCTTGGATCCCCCTGATATACCAGGATGTAGTGCAAGAGTGTTCTCATGCAGTGGAATCTTACTGCATCCACACAACTTCTGGACTTTAAATATGTCACAGTCGGCTTTACCTGGGAAAGACCTCCTtccaaaaagcaaaagaaaatctaATTACATTCATACAGAATTATTGGATGAAAATGCACGGTGTTCCTTAAAGCTGCAGCACTGTCCTGGGAGGCCCCTCTTTTCACAGCTTCACTGCTGGTATGAGGGAATGCACTTTCTTGGCCTACTTATGCTACAGGGATAACAGCTTGTTATGAGAAGCTTTAAGACCTGGTTGTTTCTTGGTCTGACTTCTCGCTGCTCCAGCTCGCAGGCTTCAACTTGACCCTGGCAATGGGCAGTAGTTACTTATAGAAAACCTGACCGGAACTTTACATCTTGAATTGACGTAACATTctgaagatttttccaagcaattcATTTGCATGCCACTTGGTAGCATTGTGCGGCTCAGCATCAACTCAGTCCTGTCCCGCTGCAGAAGTGATGTTGGGAGTCGCAATATAACTGTCATCTTTGTATGTCTATACCCATTCATTTCTTTCCGCCCCTTCCGACGTGGACCCAGGGCTCTCTCCCTTAATTTTTGTCACTTGAGTGAAAAATTCTCAAATTTTTATCAGTGTGTAAGAGACTTCTCCCCCTAAAATCACAGGGCTCAAACCCTTAAAGGATAGCCACAAGCAGGTGTCAGTCACGGACACATGAGGTCTATCTGTTATTTCAGCTCCTTGCATGACTCAAAGTCTTACAAGAAATGTACTCAAATTAATCCAAAGACCATTTGGGACTGCGAGGCCAAACTGTACATCGCCGAGCATCATTGAAAGGGTCAGAAGGCTCAATCTCAATCAAAGTTACAGGCGCGTTCTTGGTCCCGAGGCCATTTTAGAcagaaatcatcatcatcatcccactCCAGATCATTAGACAAGCCCAAAAAGAAACAACATAAGAAGTCCCAACACGGCTCTCCTTCTTGCCAGGAGACGCTGCACAGATGTCACGGTACCTCCAGATTTTAGCCGCCCACCCCCAAACAACCCCACGCAATAATCCCCGGTCCATTGGCAATCCCACAGCAGATTCAAAGAGGCTATGTTGCAGGGTTTATTGTACCCTTCAGAGCTCTCTTTTAGGACCCATGGATCTGAGAACACTTTCATTCGAGTCACTGCCATCAGATCTGTCCCCAACGCCGACTGCATCTCTTGACCCTTCTCTGGTGTTCATCCCAACTCAGGGACGACGCCCACTCTGACTTCTCGCATGGAACCAATACCACATCAGTTCCCGTACGTCGACACAGGAGAGAGAGCCCACAATCCTTTCAGACTTTAAAATGAATCCGCCACAACCGCAAGTGAAGTTATGCCTAGCTCGACCACTTTCACAACCCCGTTCTTACTCAGACGTGCTTATGCTGCCAGATAGGTGTTTTGACCTGAAGGCACATGAAGATGACGATGATGATGAACTGCAAGTATCTGATGAAGAAAATCGTTTTCTGGACCTAGGTAAGTCAATGACTTACCTACATTGACCTCAGTGCACAGAGGAATCTGCATCATCTGCTAAGCTAATCAGGCAGGTGGCAGTAGTTCTTTACCTCCGTCGTCCGCCAGTGGAGATAAACAAAAACATGTATTGATGGAAGTCCTGCAGCCAAGGCACACCTCTTCGGAATTACTCCTTCCATTTGATGAGGCCCTCACAGACACCCCCTTGGGCACCTTGGTAAACCCAGGATCTGGCCCCCGTCAATAGGCAAATAGTCCAATGCACATGCCGGCTTCGGGGGACCCACCTTTCTTCCTGCTGCACCCATAACCAGAGAGGTTCAGTCTTCCACCAGTCGGCTAAATCCAAATGGGTTTCCAACCACCATGCCAGACCAAAAGTCGAAACGTATGTATGCATTCGGGAAACCGTTGTTCTCCCCTGCCAGCCTTGCCCTCACCCCTATAAATTAGGTCTCCTAGGGCATATTCGCATGCATTGTGGGACTTGGTAAGTGATATCTTGCCTGCAGACTCAGACTATCTTTGTGCCAGCCTCCAACAAATTATCTGGTTGGCCAAGATGCAATGTGGTACAGGAACGCCAGGCATGGACACTACTAACTGTCTGGGTAGTGCAGTAGGTACCAGCATTGACAAGATGCACATGCTTCTCCATTGATACCAACAGTCCCTAATGGGCATGCCATTTGATGGTACCCGTTGCTTTGGATACCAGACAGTCTCTGGATTACAGCACTTCAAAGAAAGCAAAGCAATAGGATGCTCTCGTGGCCTTCCACCGCCTGTACGTCCGTTTCTCCCTAGCAATATCTGCTCTTTAGAGGCTTCAGACAAGGCATGCAGCAGAGACGATAACAAACTTTGCTTCTGCAACAACCGACCTCTAAGTCCCTTCATGGTAGGGGACAAGGATCCGAATGACAGTGCCCTGGCTTCCAAAGACAATGAACTATGCAGTCCCACACAGCCTCTACCCACTGCTGCAAAATCCCTTTAGTTTGCTCCCAGCTGCGTGCTGTCACCTGTTTGGAAACCGGATAAGTTATTGCTGCCACAGGTGTCAAAGCGTATATGAGATAGATAggtgcttcaaattgtccaatgcagTTATATTCTGCCTTTCTTATCCACCCTTCCAGACACGCCATCTACACCATGGCTTCCAGGGGACTACTTGTCCATTCTTTGCCAAGAAGTTCACACTCTTTTGGAGAAGAGAGCTAAAGAAAACATCCCAGCACCAGAAGGCAGGACTGGTTGCTACTTCTTTTACATTCTGGTGCCAAAAAGAGGACGGAGGACTTCACCCCTTTTTTGTACCTATGGCCTCTGAACTTCATCCTCAAGAAGCATAAGTTTAAGATGCTCACCCTAGCTCAGGTTTTGTCTCTCCCTAGTTCAAGAAGACCTCGCCAGTGCCTGTTCTTTGAATGGTTGCTAAAGTCTGGGTCATCTCAGAACAGTCATGAGCCACCTCCAcactactgccggcctgttggcatccATTGGGATTTACCATCAACCTGCTGAAGTCCTACCCGACTCTTTCATAGAGGTTTCCATTCATTGAAGCCATCCTCAACACAATGCTTTTTCAAGACGTCCTGTGCTTTAACGATTCCAGGATATTAGGACTATCATCCCAATGTTTCAGCCCTTGACAGGGTCTCAGTGAGAGCGGCTCTGAGGCTTCTCGACCTCAGTGGATTTTGAAGCCTCAGTAGGCGTAGCACCAAGGGAACCTTGCAGATTACAGCCAGGTATTGGAGGAggctgcggaagatctgcagtggtggttgctggacTGTGATTGGACTGGCAAAAGATCTTTCTCCTTACCCCACCGGCTGCTAACAGTTATGACTGATGCATTGTTGCTGGATTGGGAAGGCCATCTGGAAGAGGACTCTGGTCTTTGTCGGACACCCCCCTTCAAGTGTACCTGTTGGAGTTGCTGGTGATTTGCTTGGCACTAAAGGCTTTCCTCCCGTCCATCAAGGGGAAACAGATGCAAGTCCTtacagacaagaccaccaccatgtggtactccaaTAAGCAgagctgggtgggtcctgtgccaAGGGTCTATGCCTCTGGGACGGACTGAGTAGTCAGGGCATCTCCCTGTTCGTACTACACCTGGTAAGATCTTTAAACCCCCAGGGTGGACAAAATCAGACGGTGTTGTTTAGCAGACCATGAATGACAGCTATACTTCACGATGATACAGGGCATCTTCCAGCAATGGGAAGAACAGTCTtgaactttatgccactgcagAGAATGTGCAGTGTCCAAACATTTTGAGTATTCGAGTTCCCAAGTAATTTTTCTCTTGATGATGCCTTACAGTTGTACTGGCGCTAAGGACTCCTGCACGTCTTCCAGCCTTTCTCTCTCCTGCTCACGATTCGGAAGGAGGTCAGGAACGACCAAGCCCAAGTcacccttgtggctccatagtGGGACAGGAGAGCGTGGTACGTAGAACTTCTGGCCATGAGCATCTGTCCGTCAATCATGTTGCCTCATGATGAAGATCTACTATTGCAGCCTCAGGGCAGGGCAGGCTCCTACACCGAAGCCTGTAAAATTTACACCTCCAAGCTTGGAGATTGAGGGGCAACTGATAACTGCTTTcagcccccgcctcctcccccattaTAGAAAGTGTAAATCTAGAAGCAAGGTGTCCCTCCACCCAAACCATCTCAGCAGGGCACTGGAAGAAGTTTGTAGTGTGGTATTCTTCTGGGCATATCCAGCCCCTGCAAGCCCAGTTTTATGCCGTCCTTTTCTCCCTTTCATTAACCCAGCAATGTCTACTGGGGTGTCAGTTAAAGGTGATTTATTGGCCTTTCTGCAGTTAACTGATGTGCAATCTTTGTTTAACTCACCTGTTATGATTCAATTCTTAAAAGGTCTGACAGACATTTTACCATCACAACCTTTGTGATGCCcaaatgggatctgaatttggttcttGCATTTTTTATGTGAATCTCATTTAAACAAAAATACAGTTGACCTTTAAAACTACTGACCCTAAGACCATGTTCCTCATAGCAATCAAGTCAGCTTGTCGCGTGAATGAGATACAAGCACTCTCTGTCCAACAACCATACATCACTTTCTTTCTGGACTAGCAAGTGCTACGGACTAAGGCAGCATTCTTCCTGAAAGTTATCACACCCTTCCACATCTGACAGTCTATTACACTGGCAGCATTCGTTGCCCCTCCTCACCCATCCAATGAGGAAGAAAGACTCCAGTGCTTGGATCCTAAGAGTGCTCTGAGCTTCTACATTGATCTCACCAGTGACCGtcgagtggacgatcaactcttcattgggttctctggaacaaaaaaaggaaaattagCATGGAACGGACCATCTTCATGTTTATTTTCCTCTGTATTAAGATCTTTTATGGCTTGGCTAAGAAACTACCTCCGGAAagcctgtgggctcattccaccagggcgaAGGTTGCTACCCACTGCAATGCCATGTGGAGTGCCTGTCTCGAGCATCTGCGAGGCTGCTACATCTGCATCAGCCCACATGTTCACGAGGCACTATGATTTGGATAGCCAGTACGGCGGGAGGGGCAtcttgcctgtttggtcctgcaggattttACTAGTTTGAGCGAGACTTACCACCTATGGAGCTACTGTTTTGCTGTCTATTCATAGTTGcagcatccaccagaaagagcatcaccgaaggtaagtaacacatCCTTCTGATGAATATTTTGAACAGCAAATTCCTCATCGACCCGCcctcctccccattctgtggaatgAACTCCTTCGGTTTATATATTAAAAAGATTCCAAATAGAGATCTTCACACTTGCACAATCTGGTTATTAAACAGTTTGCGACAGGCGCAAAAAACGTTCAGAAATAAACTGACATCGACACGAGAGATGGCAGTTATACTGTGGCCCTGATATCACCTCCGGACTGACTGCAGAGACGCCTGACACCACCTACCGGCCTGCGAGGGAATTGCTAAGAAATCTGCACTTTTGGTGTCCGAGGTGCAAATAGATGCATCATGATATACTTGGAGTTCCTGCCAAAACATTTGCCGCTTGGATATTTAAAGGGAACTATGTCCCAGAGCACGCTTGTAATCCTGTACAATATGTACTTGATCTCCAGCATAATGAGCCAAGCATCAGGCCACTAGCTCTGTTAGTATGCGTTTGAGGTCCTCAGATGGGCACACCATATACATCCAGAATTAAAATAACTACCATTGATTTAGGTACTGGGGCCAGCACTGCAGCACACAGAACCATCCTGCTTAACAGCAAATTGAAATGTGAGGCTTGTGCGGTAATTTGATGCAGATTTTTTATATCtattttgttttgaaaatgtagattttttctagtaatttatgaagaaaagtcttaattttattaaagacatggaggctcctattatgccttCTAATCTTGCTTTCATgacatagcagcagtcaagaactacaaatcccaaaaggctcagctacaggctggccaatAGGACTAAAGAACATAACAGTAGTAACCACCAATAAGGTAATCGAACTGACTATAGCGtacacacttgactgcaagcagccctcctttttgctgttcgcagtcaagataagtactcttatTTCCTCTTGAAATCATTATTGATACTGGTTACAATGTATTTTTACTTGTATGTGTTATTAATTTACATGGTAATGGTATTTTAATCTTGGAACGTTTCCTTTCGTTCCATCTAACTCGCGCTGTGCATCTGCTTGTTTTGCCTTCTTGATGCGACTCGCGCCTATTCCTCTTTTCAGCGGGACTCACACCCACCATTTTCCTTTCCTAACAGCTCACACATCTGCAACGGTTTCAACCACTGCAACGCCTTACTGCTTCATCCTCCGTATTGCTCAGCCACGCTCTTCTTTCATGCTTCACTGCCCACATTGCCAGTTCTGTTCTCCGGCGTCCTCGTCTTCCTCGTCTTTGCTTCGTCGAATGGGGCGCAGCCTTTGACTCCACCTCTCTTATTTTTCATCAGCACTTCAGTTGTTGCAGTACACGCCTCAGGGTagtgtttctttcattttttttctcgcCTTTCTCCTTTCTGGCTTCATTAATCCCTTATCAACTTTTTGCACTTTTAATTCTTAAAAACGGAAATTGATAGCTCCCCTTTAGTGCTCGACATGAATGACGATGGGGAAGCTTATAAAAAAGAACTAAATGATTCTATTCAGTTTTCTGTGGAACAAGCCCTTGAGGCTTTAATGGAAAAAATGTCTAAGAACATCGAAAATATTGTCCTAAAGATTGTAAAGAAAAACTGGTTTAAACAAATGCACCTCGAAAAAGCTCTATGGCGGATTCatccagaaaaaaacacacatgtgctgaaAATCCACCCACCACAGTTCAATGAGTGAGATTTCACTAATGTGAGCTGTAAGCGCATCTTTTCAAATTGATTTGGAATAAAAGTGTTCTATGCAACCCATGGGATTTCCTTCTGTGGAACCTCAACAAAGGTTGTTATTTGGCTATATTCCAAAGTACACTGTGCACAGTTTCTGGttggaaaataatggaggcagattAACACACCTCATTCTATTAAATGTTTTCTCAAGGTGGTCTTCTCCCACTATCTGCCGAGCCTGCCTTTGGGGAAGTGGCAGTAAGGAGAGTTGGGTCTGGGCTCTCACTGCTAGTTATTAAAAGATGAACCTTACCAATCTGAAAGTATATCGCTGCCACTCAGATTAGGTCCATCTTTCGAAACTGCATTCCCAAGACTGAGCTCTAGAGACAGACAGTAGTCAACATCACCTGTTTGCAAGGAGATATTATCTTATATTGGAGTGACTGTATGCATTTTGTTTTCTCTTGTGCAGGTGAGCATGGTTATCTTGGGGAACAAATCAGACCTCGCCGAGCAACGACAAGTAGACCCTGAAATGGCGCAGCAGTGGGCTAGGTTCGAGAAAGTGAGGTTGTGGGAAGTC is a genomic window containing:
- the NKIRAS1 gene encoding NF-kappa-B inhibitor-interacting Ras-like protein 1, producing MGKGYKVVICGLSNVGKTAILEQLLYGNHTVGLEASETQEDVYIASVETDRSVREQLRLYDTRGLQEGLDLPKHYFSFADGFILVYSVDSLESFRRVEMLKKEIDRFRDKKEVSMVILGNKSDLAEQRQVDPEMAQQWARFEKVRLWEVTVTERKTLIEPFTFLTNRLAQSQSKSSFPLPGRKSKTNTTSEN